A window of Hymenobacter siberiensis genomic DNA:
TGATGAAGCTGAGGTGGCTGAGCAACTCGCGGGCGCGTACCGGGCCCAGCTCGGCATCGGCGCGGCGGTAGTGCCAGACAAGCGAGTAGTCCTTCTCCTCGATGAAGGAGCCGGCGGTGCGGGCCACGTACACTTCCAGCACCGGGCGCAGCTCGCGCTTCCAGTCGTTGCGCAGGGGTTGGAACAGCTCCCATTCGGTCGCTTCGGCCCCGCGCAGCCACACGCCGTGCTCGGCAATGAAGTGCAGCGGCAGGTGGCCCAGCCACTTTTGCAGGGTGTTACGGTCGCGGCCCGAAATCACCACCACGCGGTTCTGCGGGTTGTCGGTGAGGGCACGCAGCAGCAGGCGCAGCTCCTGGTCGGGGGCGGCGCGGGTGGGGTCGGGGTGGAAGGGCACGAGCGTACCGTCGTAGTCGAGCAGCAGCAGGCGCTGCTCGGCAGCGTGGTAATCGGCCAGCAGCATGGCGGTGGCGGCTTCGTCGAGGTTGGCCGTGGCCAGGGTTTCTTGCTTCATCTTGGTATAGGCCAGCTGGTTCATAAAAAGTTTGGTCCAGGCAAACACGTTGTAGCGCTGCACCAGCGCCTGCATGTTGCGCATGCGGCGTTCCTGCTCGTCGTCGGGCATCACCAGGGCCTCGTGCAGGGATTCGGCTAGGGCGCGGGTGTCGGTCGGGTTGATGATGAGGGCATCGGACAGCTCGCGGGCCGCGCCGGCGCGCTCGCTCAAGATGAGCACGCCCCGATGGTCGAGCCGGCTGGCCACGTACTCCTTGGCTACCAAGTTCATGCCGTCGCGCAGAGGCGTTACCAGGCCCACGTCGGCCATGGCATAAAGTGCCGCCAGCTCGGGCAACGGAAACGAGCGGTAGAAGTAGTGCACCGGGCTCCAGCTGATGGTGCGGTACTGGGCGTTGATGCGGCCCACCAGTTCATCGACCTCCTCTTTTAGCGACGCATATTGCGCTACCTGGTCGCGCGAGGGCACCACCACCATAATCAGGCTCACTTGCCCGCGCCACTCGGGATAGCGCTCCAGCAGCTCATTAAAGGCCCGCAGGCGCTGCGGAATGCCCTTGGTGTAGTCCAGGCGGTCGATGCTGAGGATGACGCGGGTGTTGCCCAGCGCCTGCCGGTACTCGGCCGTGTGGGCCTGCGCTTCTTCCGAAGCGGCGGCCGTGGCGTAGCGCTCGTAGTCGATGCCCATCGGGAAAGCATCGACGCGCACGGTGTGGCTGGGCGTCTCAATCTGGCCGTTCTGGTTGGGCAGGCCCAGCTGCTGCGATACCGCGCTGAGGAAGTGGCGCATGTAGCCAAAGGTGTGAAAGCCAATCAAATCGGCCCCCAGCATGCCGCGCAGCAGCTCCGTGCGCCAGGGCAGCACCCGAATCAGCTCGTACGACGGAAACGGGATGTGCAGGAAGAAGCCGATGGTGGCCCGGGGCCGGGCGCGGCGCAGCAGCTCGGGCAGCAGCAGCAGCTGGTAATCGTGCACCCAGATAATGTCGTCGGGGCCGGACTGGGCCAGCACGGCCTTGCAAAATTTCTCGTTCACGGCCACGTAGGCGTCCCAGTGCTCGTCGACGTAAGTAGAAAACTCGGTGAAATAATGAAAAGTGGGCCAGAGCGTGGAGTTGCTGAAACCCTCGTAATAGTCCCTGATTTCGTCTTCGGTGAGGAAAACCGGGGCCATGTTGTCGGCGTGCAGCTCCTGGGTAATGAAGCTTTCCTCGGATTCGTCGTGCACAAACAGGCCGGGCCAGCCCACCCACACGTTGTCGCCCTGGCGATAGATGGAGCCCAGGCCAGTGGCCAAGCCGCCCTCGCTGGGCTGAAAAGTGAGGCCGTCGTCGGTACGCTGAACTTTGGTGGGAAGACGGTTAGAAACAATAATCGTTTTTGACATAGCAGAAGGGCTGAATCAGCCAAAGGAGTTGTTTAGAAAGTCACAAAAGGTACTCAAACGGTCATGCAGCGCGCAGCGAAGCATCTTGCTCGCATCGTTGAACGGGCCTGACGATGCGAGCAAGATGTTTTGCTGCGCGCTGCATGACCGTTCGGGGACTTTCTAAACAGCTTCAAAGACAGAACGCGAGAAAAAAAGGAGCGGGCGGAAGCCCGTTTTAATTATCAGTGTGGCAGGACCACCGGTCTGACCGCCCCAGGCGGTCAGACCGGTTGAAGTGAGGTCGAAATCGTTGTTACAACAACCAGTCAGACCGCCTGGGGCGGTCAGACCGGAGCCAGTGAAGCATACGCGGCTTCACGTACCTGCCGGGCCCGCAATGCGGCGTTGATGCGGCGGTACTTGGTCCGAAACCGGACCCAGCCCAGCGCCACCAGGGCCAGCCCAAATGGGATGAAAAAGGCCCCAATCCACACAAAAACATACTCCCGAAAGAAATTAATTAGCGACAGGCCCGCAATCACCAGCGCCATGCCCGTGCGCAGGTACGCCAGCCAGGTACGCTCGTTGGCCAGGTTGGTGCGCTCCAACGCCAGCTCGTCGCGGAGGGTGAGGTGGGGAGCAGGCAGCGGAGGCAAAGTGGGCATAGGAAAAAGGGTATACGGGATATTGGCCATCAGAAACGGATTGCCCACGCTTTTGCCGGCGCGTGCTGGTAGCATACGCAGGCAAAAGCGTGGGCAAATCAGGCGGTTACTGCGCGGCCGTCCAGCCGCCGCCGAGGGCGCGGTATAGGTCAATCAGCAGCAGGAACTGCTGGCGGCGGGCGGCCGTCAGGTTCAGCTCGGCATCGAGCACGCTGCGCTGGGCGGTGATGACTTCGATGTAGGTGGCGTAGTTGGCGCGGTAGAGGTCGTTGGCCGTGGCCACGGCATTGGTGAGGGCGTTGACCTCTTGCTGGCGCAGGTCGGCTACTTCGCGGTAGTTTTCGAGGCCGCGCAGGTTGGTAGTCACTTCCTCAAAGCCGATTTGAATGTTTTTTTGGTAGTTGAGGTAGGCGGCGCGCTGTTCGGCGGCGCTACGGGCATAGTTGGCCCGCACGGCGCTGCGGTTGAATACCGGGGCGGCCACGCCGGCCAGCAGGCCGTAGGCCAGCGAGCCGGGCGCACTAAAGAGCAGAGCCGGCGTGTAGGCATTCACGCCGAGGTAGGGCCCCAGCGTGAGCGAGGGCAGGAAGGCGGCGCGGGCGGCGGCCACGTCGGCGCGGGCGGCGGTGAGCTGGAGCTCGGCCTGCTGCACATCGGGCCGGCGCAGGAGCATGGTGGCAGGCAGGCCAGCCGATACCGCAGCGGGCACCGCCTGCATGGTGAGGGCCCGGCCGCGCCGAATGGGCTGCGGGTAGCGGCCCAACAGGCGGTTGATGGTGTTCTCGGCGGCGGCAATGCGCTGGCGAGCCTCAGCCGCCAGGCTGCGGGTGCGCAGCAGCTGGGCGGCAAACTGCTGCACGGCTAGCTCGGTGGCCCGCCCACCCAGCTTCTGGATTTTCACCACTTCGAGGGCCCGCTCCTGGTAGGCGCGGTTTTTTTCGAGCACGGCCAACTGGTTGTCGTAGGTCAGCAGCTCGTAGTAGCCGCTGGCCACCTGGGCTACCAACGCAGTTTGCACCAGGCGTCGGCCCTGCTCAGTGGCCAGCAAGCGGGCGTAGGCGGCCTTGCGACGGCTGCGCAGCTTGCCCCAGAGGTCAATCTCCCAGGTGCTGCGGAAGCCCACAAACAGGTCGGGCACGAGGCTGGGCAGGCGGCGGCCGTCGTTGGTGTCGGTGTTGCCCACGCCGCTGTAGTCGGCAAACTTATCGAGGCTGCCCACACCGCCGGCGCTCACCTGCGGGTACAGGGCACCCCGGGCGGCCAGCAGGCCGGCGCGGGCCTGCTCCACCCGTTGCAGGGCAATGGCGAGGTCGGGGTTGGCACGGAGGGCGGTGTCGATGAGGGAAACCAGGGCTGAGTCGGCGAAGAATCGCTGCCAGTCGAGCCGGGCGATGGTGGCGGTGTCGGTGGCCGGGTTCTGAAAGGCGGTGGGGACGGCCGTGGCGCGGGGCTGGGTGACGAGGGGGAGGGAGGCAGTGCAGCTTGTTAAGAAAAGCAGGAGGCCACCTAACGTTCGCCTCACCCCCCGGCCCCCTCTCCGCTGGAAAGGGGGAGCCTGACGACTCGTTGTTGAGTTTGTATCAGAAAAAAGGAATGAGTGAATCAGAGACATAAATCAGTTTTAGTTTTCTATTGCACAAGCTGAAGCATGTGCTACAAGTCGTCTGGCTCCCCCTCTCTGCGGGAGAGGGGGGGCCGGGGGGTGAGGTTACGCGTGGGCTGCCTCGCGCACTTCCTCCTCTGAAAGCGGCTCTTCCACTTTCTCCTTCTTCCCACGCGAAAACAGCACGTACAGCCCCGGAATCAGGATTACCCCGAAGATGGTGCCGATGAACATGCCGCCGGCAGCGGCGGTACCAATGGAGCGGTTGCCCATCGCGCCCGCGCCATCGGCAATGCAGAGCGGGATGAGGCCAGCCACGAAGGCGAACGACGTCATCAGGATGGGGCGCAGGCGGGAGCGGGCGCCTTCCACGGCCGCGTCGAGGGCCGAGAGGCCTTCCTTGCGGCGCAGCACCGCGAATTCGATGATGAGGATGGCGTTTTTGCCCAGCAGGCCCACCAGCATCACCAGCGCCACCTGGGCGTAAATGTTGTTTTCGAGGCCCAGCAGCTTAAGCGCCAGAAAGGCGCCGAAAATGCCCGTGGGCAGGCTCAGCAGCACCGGCAGGGGCAGCAGGAAGCTTTCGTACTGCGCCGCCAGCAGCAGGTACACGAAAATGAGCACCACGCCGAACACGTAGAGTGCCTGGTTGCCGGAGATGATTTGCTCGCGGGTCATGCCGCTCCATTCGTAGCTGTAGCCGCGCGGCAATTCCTTAGCGGCCACTTCCTGAATGGTCTTCACGGCATCGCCGGAGGAGTAGCCGGGGGCGGCGTCGCCGTTCACCTGAGCCGATGTGTACATGTTGTAGCGGGTGAGCTGCTCGGGGCCGTACACGCGCTCCAGGCGCAGGAACGTGGCAAAGGGCACCATCTCACCCCGGTCGTTTTTCACGTACAGTTTCAGCACGTCTTCGGGCTGGGTGCGGGCGCTGGGCAGGGCCTGCACCATCACCTTATACATCTGGCCGAAGCGGATGAAGTTGGAGGCGTAGTTCGCGCCCATCAGGGTTTGCAGGGTGCTCATGGCCCGCTCCACGGTCACGCCTTTTTTGGCGGCCAGGTCGGTATCGAGGTGGATGAGGTACTGCGGGAAATTGGGGTCGAAGCCGGAGAACGTGCCCTCGATGGCCGGCGTAGCGTTCAGGGCCTTGATGAAGCGCTGCGTAACTTTCGCGGTCTGCTGCAAATCGCCGCGCCCGGTGCGGTCCAGCACCCGGAAGTCGAAGCCGCCGGCGTTGCCGAAGCCCGGCACCGTGGGCGGCGTGAAGAACTGAATCTGGGCATCGGTGATGCCGCGGGTTTTGGCTTTCAGCTCGTTGATGATGTCGGTGGTCGACTGCTCACGCTTGTCCCAGGCGGCGAGGTTAATCATGCCCATGCCGTAGCTGGCGCCCGACACGTCGTTGAGCAAGCTGTAGCCGGCCAGGGTCGAAACCGACTCTACCGGACCCAGCTTGCTGGCCACGCGCTGCACCTTATCGAGCACGCGCTGGGTGCGCTCCACGGTGGCGCCGGGCGGCGTGGTTACGTTGATGTACACCATGCCCTGGTCCTCGCTCGGGATGAAGCCGGTGGGCAGAATCCGGCTCACGCCCCAGGTGGCGGCGAAGAAGAACAGCAGCATGGCCACCGTAATCAGGCGGCGCGAAGCCACCGTGCGCACCAGCCCCTGGTAGCGGTCGGCAAAGGCTTCGTAGCGGCGGTTGAAGCCGGCGAAAAACCGGCCCATCAGGCCCGTGCGCTCGCTGTCTTCTTTAGGCTCTTTCAGCAAAAGCGCACAAAGGGCGGGCGTGAGCGTCAGGGCATTCACGCCCGAAATGACAATGGCAATGGCCAGCGTGAGCGAAAACTGCCGGTAGAACACGCCCACCGGCCCGCTCATAAACGACACCGGAATAAACACCGCCGACATCACCAGCGTGATGGCGATGATGGCCCCACCGATTTCGCCCATGGCCGCCAACGTGGCGTCCATGGCGCTGAGGTGCTCCTCGTGCATCTTGGCGTGCACGGCCTCCACCACCACAATGGCGTTATCGACCACAATGCCAATGGCCAGCACCAGCGCAAACAGGGTGAGCAGGTTGATGCTGAAGCCCATGATTTTCATGAAAAACAGCGTGCCCACCAGCGCCACCGGCACGGCCAGCGCCGGAATCAGCGTCGAGCGCCAGTCCTGCAAAAACAGGAATACAATCACGAACACCAGCAAAAATGCCTCGACCAGCGTGCGCAGCACTTCGTGAATACTGGCATCGAGGAAGCGTGATACATCGTAGCTGATGCTATAGCGCATGCCGGGCGGGAAGTTGGTTTTCTGCAGCTCGGCCATGCGCGCCTTCACGGCGTCAATTACGTCCGAAGCATTGGAGCCGGGCAGCTGCTTGAGCATGATGGCGGCCGAGGGCTGGCCGTTCGATTTCGAAGTCATGCGGTAGGTCTGCGCGCCGAATTCCACGTCGGCCACGTCCTGCAGGCGCAGCACCGAGCCGTCGGGGTTGGCCCGCACCACCAGCTGGCGGTACTGCTCCGGCTCGAAAAGCTTGCCCGTGTAGCGCAGCACGTATTGCAGCGCCTGGGCGCCCTGGCCCGAGCTTTCGCCCGAACGCCCGGGAGCCGCCTCAATATTCTGGGCCTGAATGGCGGTTACAATCTCATCAGCCCCCAGCTTGTAGGCCAGCATCCGGTCGGGCTTGAGCCACACGCGCATGGCGTATTCGCGGCTGCCCATAATCTCAGCCAAACCCACGCCTTTGATGCGCTTGAGCTCCTGCAACACGTTGATATCTGCAAAGTTGTAGATAAACTTCTCGCCCACGCTCTTGTCGTCGCTCACCACGTTCAGGTAGAGTAGCATGGAGTTTACCTCCTTCTCGGTGGTCACGCCGGCCTTGATAACTTCCTCCGGCAATTCGTCGATAATGGTGGTCACGCGGTTCTGCACGGCCACGGCAGCCAGGTCGGGGTCGGTGCCCACTTCGAAGAATACCTCCACCAGCGTGGTGCCGTTGTTGGTCGTCACCGTATTCATGTACGTCATGCCCGGTACGCCGTTGATGGCGCGCTCCAGCGGCGTGGCCACGGCCTTGGCGCAGACTTCGGCATTGGCGCCATTGTATTTGGCCCGCACCGTGACGGATGGCGGCACAATGTCGGGAAACTGCGTAACCGGCAGCACAAACAGTGCCCCCACCCCCAGTAGGGTGATGAATAGGGAAATAACGAGCGATAAAACCGGCCGCCGGATGAAGATATTGAACATAGAATCGGGATTTTATCAGACCGTCATGCAGAGCGCAGCGAAGCATCTCGCATAGGGTAGTAATTCAATCGTGAGAAATGGATTAGTGGTAGCACGCGAGATGCTTCGACTACGCTCAGCATGACGTTCTTTTAGGGCGATGCGAAGCGTTTACTCGTTCGCCGCCACGCTCTTCAGCGTCACCGCACGCCCGGCAATGTGGGTGCCGTCGCGCAGGTCCTGGATGCCTTCGCACACCACCTGCTCACCCGGCTTCAGCCCGGATTTCACCACATAGTAGGCCGCCAGGCGGCTTTTGGGCAGGAAGCTCTGCTGATGCACGATGCCCTTGGCATCCAGCACATATACGTAGTATTTATCCTGCTGCTCAAACACCGCTTTCTGCGGCACCAGCACGGCATCGGATACGGTGTTGGCCAGGCGCACCTTGCCGGTCGCGCCGTGCTTGAGAATGCGCTTCGGATTACCGAAACGGGCCCGGAAGGCAATGGCGCCGGTGTTAGACTCGAACTCACTTTCCACGGTTTCAATCTTGCCGGGGGGCGAGTAGAGGGAGCCGTCGGCCAGCACCAGCCGCACCATATTCGTGCTGCGGGCCGAGTCCTGGGCGCGGGTTTTGATGAACTCCAGGTAATCGGCTTCCGACACGTTGAAGTAGGCGAATACCTCGCTCGCGTCCGATACCGTCGTGAGCAGCGTGCCATCGTCCACGAGGCTGCCTACTTTCAGCAGCTCGCGGTTTACCACCCCGTCGAAGGGGGCGCGTACCAGCGTGTAGCTGAGCATGAGGGCGGCATTGCTTTCGGCCGAGCGGGCCTGGGCCACGTTGGCTTCGGCGGCATTCAGCTGGGCGCGGGCCACGTCGAGCTCCGAGGCGGTGATGACGTTTTTGGCGGTGAGCATCTTCACGCGGTCCAGCTGCAGGGCGGCCACGCGGGCCTGGGCAATGGCATTGCTCAGGCCCGCGTGCAGGCGGGCCAGCTTGGTGCGGTATTCGGCGGCCGAAATCTGGAACAGGGGCTGGCCCTTCTTCACCACGTGGCCTTCATCAACAAAGATTTTTTCGATGTAGCCCTTCACCCGTGCTCGCAGCTCCACGTTGCGTTCGGCCTGAATCTCGGCCACGTATTCGCGGGTAAGCACGGTATCGTGGGCTACGAGGCGCACCACGGGCAACTCCAGCGGCTGGTCGTCTTTAGTGGGCGTGTTGCCTTCCCCACTGCCGCAGCCGGTGAGAGCGGCCCCGCCCAGCACGGGCAGCAGTAAAACAAGGCAGTGGCGGAATAAGCTGGGCAATGGTACAGACATAGAGGGAATAACGAAAAATTTAGACGCTTGGGTATCATTACATCAAAATAGATGGAAGAATCGATATACTCGTACTCAGGGCAGCAGGGCCAGCAGCTCCTCATCCACGGCATCGGGCCGGACGGCCGAGGCACGGGGCGTGACCAAGTAGCAGCGGGCCATGAAATCGAGCAGCACCTGGCCCTGGTGCACAACGGCCGTGTGCTGGTCGGCCGACCATTCCACCACCGGGTCGGCGGCCAGAATGGCGCGGTGCCACCACGAAAGCGAAGCCGCCGAACGGCCCAGACGGCGCACCATGTCGCAGCGCAGTTGGATAACGGCCTGCCACTGGGCGGCGGGCGAAAGGGCGGAGAAGCTGGTGGTCGTCATGGCAACGGCGGAAAAAGGATGAATGAGAAAGGAGAAGGGAGTAGAAATGAAGCGCTAGTAGCTGGTGCGGCAGGCGTCTTCGGCCATGCGGCAGGCATCGGTGCAGCGGCGGCTGAAGTCGCCGGGATGCTGGGTGGTTTCGTCGGCGCAAGCGCGGCACAGCTCAGCGCACTCGCGCAGGATGTAGCGGAAGTGCTCGGAGCCGCGCGCCACGAACACGCCGGCCAGCTGGCACAGGTCGGCGCAGTCGCGGCCCAGGCGCATGCTGCGCGCCCGGCTCGGGAGGTCGGGCTCATTCCAGCTGTAGGCAATGAACTCGTTGCAGGCCGTGGCGCAGGTAAAGAGGGCATCGAGCAGCACCTGCTGGCGGGGCAGCATTTCGGCATGTGCCGGAGCAGTCGAATAGGAAGGAGGAAACATGGTGTTGGGCGGGGTTAAGAATAGCGTGAGGTATCAGGGACGGACGGCCAGTAGCGAATCGGCCGGTGCGGCGGCGGGCTGCCGCAGCGAATCGGGCGGCAGCAGCAAGGCAGTGGGCACACGCAGCTGGGCCTCCAGCTCCTGGTCAAAGGCATGAGTTTCGAGCCGCAGCAAACAGTAAAAGTTGAACGCCGTCGACAGCACCAGGGCCCCCACCAACAGGTAGAGCAGCATGCGCGGACGGGTTTGAGCGGTTCTCTTCATAGCAAAGCCAGTGGCAGTGTTGGCTACAAAGGACCCCAACCGGTATTAACCTGGCCTGAATGCGAGATTAAAAAACATTAAAATGTGCGCGGAAAACGACTGTCATCCTGAGCATTCTGCGATTAAAGCAGAGACGAAGGACCTTCTCACGTCCGCGCCGACAGAATTACTGCAAGCCGTTCCAGCATGATAAGGTCCTTCGTCTCTGCTTTAATCGCAGAATGCTCAGGATGACAGTCGTTTTCCGTTACCCCCTACCCCACCACCGGCAGGCGCAGCGTGGCCGTGGTACCCTGCCCCGGCTCCGAGGCCAGCACCAGCGTGCCGCCGTGGCGCTGCGCAATCTTCTGCGTCACGGCCAAGCCGATGCCGTAGCCAGGCTGCTGGCGGCCGTTTTCGGCTCGGTACAGCGGCTCGAACACCCGCGCCAAATCAGAGGGGGCAATGCCGATGCCGGTATCGGCCACGGCTACCTGCACGGTTTCGGGGTTGGCGTAGCCCAGGGTGGCGCGCACCTCAGCGGCCGAGTATTTGCAGGCGTTGTCGAGCAGGTTGAGCAGGGCCGTGGTGAGGAGCTGAGCATTGCCGGCCACGGCAAAGGGCGTATCCAGTTGGTCGGGCACATCGCCGAAAGCCACCTGCACCAGCCGGCCGGGGTGGCGGGCCTGGCACTGGGCCACGGCCTGGGTCAGGCACTCGTCGAGGCGCACGGGTTCGCGGCGGCCACCCATCTCGCCGGCCTGGGCCAGGGCCAGCAGGCCGTTGGTGATGCCCACCAACTGGCGCAAATCTTCTACGGCCGAGGCCATACTTTCTTGGGCGTCGGGCAGAGTTTCATCGTAGGCCAGGGCGGTTTGCAGGGTGCCCAGGGCCACGGTGAGGGGCGTGCGCAACTCGTGCGAGGCGTGGCTCACGAAGCTGCGCTGGGCCTCGAAAGCCTGTTCCAGTCCGCCCAGCATCTGGTTGAAGGTAATGGCCAGTTGCGCGATTTCGTCGGTACCGTTGCCTTCATCCACGCGGCGGCTCAGCTCGCGGGCGGTTATTTTTTTCACCTGCTTCACCACCCGGGCAATGGGTTTCAGCGACTCGTCGGCGAAGTACCAGCCGGCCAGAATGATAAGCACCAGCGCCCCCACGTTGCCGG
This region includes:
- a CDS encoding bifunctional alpha,alpha-trehalose-phosphate synthase (UDP-forming)/trehalose-phosphatase, with the protein product MSKTIIVSNRLPTKVQRTDDGLTFQPSEGGLATGLGSIYRQGDNVWVGWPGLFVHDESEESFITQELHADNMAPVFLTEDEIRDYYEGFSNSTLWPTFHYFTEFSTYVDEHWDAYVAVNEKFCKAVLAQSGPDDIIWVHDYQLLLLPELLRRARPRATIGFFLHIPFPSYELIRVLPWRTELLRGMLGADLIGFHTFGYMRHFLSAVSQQLGLPNQNGQIETPSHTVRVDAFPMGIDYERYATAAASEEAQAHTAEYRQALGNTRVILSIDRLDYTKGIPQRLRAFNELLERYPEWRGQVSLIMVVVPSRDQVAQYASLKEEVDELVGRINAQYRTISWSPVHYFYRSFPLPELAALYAMADVGLVTPLRDGMNLVAKEYVASRLDHRGVLILSERAGAARELSDALIINPTDTRALAESLHEALVMPDDEQERRMRNMQALVQRYNVFAWTKLFMNQLAYTKMKQETLATANLDEAATAMLLADYHAAEQRLLLLDYDGTLVPFHPDPTRAAPDQELRLLLRALTDNPQNRVVVISGRDRNTLQKWLGHLPLHFIAEHGVWLRGAEATEWELFQPLRNDWKRELRPVLEVYVARTAGSFIEEKDYSLVWHYRRADAELGPVRARELLSHLSFITANTDLQVLEGNKVLEIKNAGINKGTAAVRWLGQYEPGFMLAIGDDRTDEDTFRALPPEAYTVRVGQAQHSAARFHIASPTDVRKLLRQLIV
- a CDS encoding DUF202 domain-containing protein — protein: MPTLPPLPAPHLTLRDELALERTNLANERTWLAYLRTGMALVIAGLSLINFFREYVFVWIGAFFIPFGLALVALGWVRFRTKYRRINAALRARQVREAAYASLAPV
- a CDS encoding efflux transporter outer membrane subunit → MRRTLGGLLLFLTSCTASLPLVTQPRATAVPTAFQNPATDTATIARLDWQRFFADSALVSLIDTALRANPDLAIALQRVEQARAGLLAARGALYPQVSAGGVGSLDKFADYSGVGNTDTNDGRRLPSLVPDLFVGFRSTWEIDLWGKLRSRRKAAYARLLATEQGRRLVQTALVAQVASGYYELLTYDNQLAVLEKNRAYQERALEVVKIQKLGGRATELAVQQFAAQLLRTRSLAAEARQRIAAAENTINRLLGRYPQPIRRGRALTMQAVPAAVSAGLPATMLLRRPDVQQAELQLTAARADVAAARAAFLPSLTLGPYLGVNAYTPALLFSAPGSLAYGLLAGVAAPVFNRSAVRANYARSAAEQRAAYLNYQKNIQIGFEEVTTNLRGLENYREVADLRQQEVNALTNAVATANDLYRANYATYIEVITAQRSVLDAELNLTAARRQQFLLLIDLYRALGGGWTAAQ
- a CDS encoding efflux RND transporter permease subunit; this encodes MFNIFIRRPVLSLVISLFITLLGVGALFVLPVTQFPDIVPPSVTVRAKYNGANAEVCAKAVATPLERAINGVPGMTYMNTVTTNNGTTLVEVFFEVGTDPDLAAVAVQNRVTTIIDELPEEVIKAGVTTEKEVNSMLLYLNVVSDDKSVGEKFIYNFADINVLQELKRIKGVGLAEIMGSREYAMRVWLKPDRMLAYKLGADEIVTAIQAQNIEAAPGRSGESSGQGAQALQYVLRYTGKLFEPEQYRQLVVRANPDGSVLRLQDVADVEFGAQTYRMTSKSNGQPSAAIMLKQLPGSNASDVIDAVKARMAELQKTNFPPGMRYSISYDVSRFLDASIHEVLRTLVEAFLLVFVIVFLFLQDWRSTLIPALAVPVALVGTLFFMKIMGFSINLLTLFALVLAIGIVVDNAIVVVEAVHAKMHEEHLSAMDATLAAMGEIGGAIIAITLVMSAVFIPVSFMSGPVGVFYRQFSLTLAIAIVISGVNALTLTPALCALLLKEPKEDSERTGLMGRFFAGFNRRYEAFADRYQGLVRTVASRRLITVAMLLFFFAATWGVSRILPTGFIPSEDQGMVYINVTTPPGATVERTQRVLDKVQRVASKLGPVESVSTLAGYSLLNDVSGASYGMGMINLAAWDKREQSTTDIINELKAKTRGITDAQIQFFTPPTVPGFGNAGGFDFRVLDRTGRGDLQQTAKVTQRFIKALNATPAIEGTFSGFDPNFPQYLIHLDTDLAAKKGVTVERAMSTLQTLMGANYASNFIRFGQMYKVMVQALPSARTQPEDVLKLYVKNDRGEMVPFATFLRLERVYGPEQLTRYNMYTSAQVNGDAAPGYSSGDAVKTIQEVAAKELPRGYSYEWSGMTREQIISGNQALYVFGVVLIFVYLLLAAQYESFLLPLPVLLSLPTGIFGAFLALKLLGLENNIYAQVALVMLVGLLGKNAILIIEFAVLRRKEGLSALDAAVEGARSRLRPILMTSFAFVAGLIPLCIADGAGAMGNRSIGTAAAGGMFIGTIFGVILIPGLYVLFSRGKKEKVEEPLSEEEVREAAHA
- a CDS encoding efflux RND transporter periplasmic adaptor subunit, with translation MSVPLPSLFRHCLVLLLPVLGGAALTGCGSGEGNTPTKDDQPLELPVVRLVAHDTVLTREYVAEIQAERNVELRARVKGYIEKIFVDEGHVVKKGQPLFQISAAEYRTKLARLHAGLSNAIAQARVAALQLDRVKMLTAKNVITASELDVARAQLNAAEANVAQARSAESNAALMLSYTLVRAPFDGVVNRELLKVGSLVDDGTLLTTVSDASEVFAYFNVSEADYLEFIKTRAQDSARSTNMVRLVLADGSLYSPPGKIETVESEFESNTGAIAFRARFGNPKRILKHGATGKVRLANTVSDAVLVPQKAVFEQQDKYYVYVLDAKGIVHQQSFLPKSRLAAYYVVKSGLKPGEQVVCEGIQDLRDGTHIAGRAVTLKSVAANE
- a CDS encoding four-helix bundle copper-binding protein, whose amino-acid sequence is MFPPSYSTAPAHAEMLPRQQVLLDALFTCATACNEFIAYSWNEPDLPSRARSMRLGRDCADLCQLAGVFVARGSEHFRYILRECAELCRACADETTQHPGDFSRRCTDACRMAEDACRTSY
- a CDS encoding sensor histidine kinase yields the protein MLIRNKLILRFTLLVLAIQLGFSAFVYYFHAAAREQRFTRRLAGKAIMTARLHLRTAPADSAGAVRRTFSRSDLLTIEQEEISIYAPDNRLIYVSADTVPQQANQSQLPRLATGAPLVRFRAGPLDAVGFNYGPAGQSYRLFAAGYDELGWAQLASLRLILLAGNVGALVLIILAGWYFADESLKPIARVVKQVKKITARELSRRVDEGNGTDEIAQLAITFNQMLGGLEQAFEAQRSFVSHASHELRTPLTVALGTLQTALAYDETLPDAQESMASAVEDLRQLVGITNGLLALAQAGEMGGRREPVRLDECLTQAVAQCQARHPGRLVQVAFGDVPDQLDTPFAVAGNAQLLTTALLNLLDNACKYSAAEVRATLGYANPETVQVAVADTGIGIAPSDLARVFEPLYRAENGRQQPGYGIGLAVTQKIAQRHGGTLVLASEPGQGTTATLRLPVVG